In Xanthomonas theicola, a single genomic region encodes these proteins:
- a CDS encoding DUF2244 domain-containing protein gives MIEMCPFSAEGAGTQLRLRPPRALSARQFVMLFAALAGAMWAVAVLGWFAGNVFAPVFALLHSVVVALALRWSWRSGDREEDIRVGPGCVEVTRTNAGTPAFRAHPHWVRLRIEGDDRVVLACSGKQVRVGEFLGPDERRALAQTLEGLLAAATGRNR, from the coding sequence ATGATCGAAATGTGTCCGTTTTCTGCGGAGGGAGCGGGGACGCAGCTGCGGCTGCGGCCGCCGCGGGCGCTCAGTGCCCGGCAATTCGTGATGTTGTTCGCGGCGCTGGCCGGGGCGATGTGGGCAGTGGCGGTGTTGGGGTGGTTCGCCGGCAACGTGTTCGCGCCTGTGTTCGCCTTGTTGCACAGCGTCGTGGTGGCGCTCGCGCTGCGCTGGTCATGGCGCAGCGGCGATCGCGAAGAGGACATCCGGGTGGGTCCGGGCTGCGTGGAAGTGACCCGCACGAATGCAGGAACGCCGGCGTTCCGCGCCCACCCGCATTGGGTGCGGTTGCGGATCGAAGGCGACGACAGGGTGGTGCTGGCGTGCAGCGGCAAGCAGGTCCGGGTCGGCGAGTTCCTTGGCCCGGACGAGCGCCGCGCGCTGGCGCAAACCCTGGAAGGCTTGCTGGCGGCCGCGACCGGCCGCAACCGATGA
- the coxB gene encoding cytochrome c oxidase subunit II gives MKQCGGWKQQAVRGGTALAAALAAPMAWAQSADPKPWQLNMGRGVTQSARNAYDSNMLSLWICAVIGVLVFGAMGYAMFKFRKSKGAVAAQFSHNTKAEVIWTVIPVLILIAMAWPATAKLIAMYDTRDAELTVKVTGYQWMWRYEYLGENVSFTSRLARDSDRMRQSGQVPTLERDPHYLLDVDNRLVLPVNTKVRFVITSDDVIHAWWVPALGWKQDAIPGIINEAWTDIDTPGVYRGQCAELCGKDHGFMPIVVEAVSKQDFQKWLASRKPAAPAAAAPAAAPAPADAPAPEATAPAAPPQAALPRLRSGSHPTVQAA, from the coding sequence ATGAAGCAATGCGGCGGATGGAAGCAACAGGCGGTCAGGGGCGGGACGGCATTGGCGGCGGCGCTGGCCGCACCGATGGCGTGGGCACAATCGGCCGATCCGAAACCCTGGCAGTTGAACATGGGCCGCGGCGTCACCCAGAGCGCGCGCAACGCCTACGATTCGAACATGCTGTCGCTGTGGATCTGCGCGGTCATCGGCGTGCTGGTGTTCGGCGCGATGGGCTATGCGATGTTCAAGTTCCGCAAGTCCAAGGGCGCGGTCGCGGCGCAGTTCAGCCACAACACCAAGGCCGAGGTGATCTGGACGGTGATCCCGGTGCTGATCCTGATCGCGATGGCCTGGCCGGCCACGGCCAAGCTGATCGCCATGTACGACACCCGCGACGCCGAACTGACGGTCAAGGTCACCGGCTACCAGTGGATGTGGCGCTACGAATACCTGGGCGAGAACGTCTCCTTCACCAGCCGCCTGGCGCGCGACTCGGACCGCATGCGCCAGAGCGGCCAGGTGCCGACCCTGGAGCGCGATCCGCACTACCTGCTCGACGTGGACAACCGGCTGGTGCTGCCGGTGAACACCAAGGTGCGCTTCGTGATCACCTCCGACGACGTGATCCACGCCTGGTGGGTGCCGGCGCTGGGCTGGAAGCAGGACGCCATCCCCGGCATCATCAACGAAGCCTGGACCGACATCGACACCCCTGGCGTGTACCGCGGCCAGTGCGCCGAGCTGTGCGGCAAGGACCACGGCTTCATGCCGATCGTGGTCGAGGCGGTGTCCAAGCAGGACTTCCAGAAATGGCTGGCGTCGCGCAAGCCGGCCGCGCCTGCCGCTGCCGCACCGGCCGCCGCGCCGGCGCCCGCGGATGCGCCTGCACCCGAGGCGACTGCGCCGGCCGCGCCGCCGCAGGCCGCGCTACCCCGTCTTCGTTCCGGCTCGCACCCGACCGTGCAAGCCGCCTGA
- the ctaD gene encoding cytochrome c oxidase subunit I translates to MAHSAVDHHDEHGHQQSFVERWFFSTNHKDIGTLYLLFSFTMFIIGAAMSVVIRAELAQPGLQFVKPEFFNQMTTVHALVMIFGGVMPAFVGLANWMIPLQIGAPDMALPRMNNWSFWLLPVAFTLLLLTLFLPGGAPASGWTLYPPLSLQGGYNVAFSVFAIHVAGISSIMGAINIIATVLNMRAPGIDLLKMPIFCWAWLITAFLLIAVMPVLAGAVTMLLTDKFFGTSFFNAAGGGDPVMYQHIFWFFGHPEVYIMILPAFGVVSEIIPTFSRKPLFGYQAMVYAIAAIAFLSFIVWAHHMFTVGMPLGGEIYFMFATMLISIPTGVKVFNWVSTMWQGSLTFEAPMLWAVSFVILFTIGGFSGLMLAIVPADFQYHDTYFVVAHFHYVLVTGAVFGLIAAVYYWWPKWSGRMYNEAWAKFHFWWTMLFVNLLFFPQHFLGLAGMPRRIPDYNVVFADWNLVSSIGAFGMFVTPFLMAGILLASLRSGARAEARAWEGARGLEWTVPSPAPAHTFTLPPVLKPGDLAHDDIGH, encoded by the coding sequence ATGGCCCATTCCGCAGTCGATCACCACGACGAGCACGGGCATCAGCAGAGCTTCGTGGAACGGTGGTTCTTCTCCACCAACCACAAGGACATCGGCACGCTGTACCTGCTTTTCAGCTTCACCATGTTCATCATCGGCGCGGCGATGAGCGTGGTGATCCGTGCGGAACTGGCGCAGCCGGGGCTGCAGTTCGTCAAGCCCGAGTTCTTCAACCAGATGACCACCGTGCACGCGCTGGTGATGATCTTCGGCGGGGTGATGCCGGCCTTCGTCGGCCTGGCCAACTGGATGATCCCGCTGCAGATCGGCGCACCGGACATGGCCCTGCCGCGGATGAACAACTGGTCGTTCTGGCTGTTGCCGGTGGCCTTCACCCTGTTGTTGCTGACCCTGTTCCTGCCCGGCGGCGCGCCGGCCAGCGGCTGGACCCTGTACCCGCCGCTGTCGCTGCAGGGCGGCTACAACGTGGCCTTCAGCGTGTTCGCGATCCACGTCGCCGGCATCAGTTCGATCATGGGCGCGATCAACATCATCGCCACCGTGCTGAACATGCGCGCACCCGGCATCGACCTGCTGAAGATGCCGATCTTCTGCTGGGCGTGGCTGATCACCGCGTTCCTGCTGATCGCGGTGATGCCGGTGCTGGCCGGCGCGGTGACCATGCTGCTGACCGACAAGTTCTTCGGCACCAGCTTCTTCAACGCCGCCGGCGGCGGCGACCCGGTGATGTACCAGCACATCTTCTGGTTCTTCGGCCATCCCGAGGTCTACATCATGATCCTGCCGGCGTTCGGCGTGGTCAGCGAGATCATTCCGACCTTCAGCCGCAAGCCGCTGTTCGGCTACCAGGCGATGGTGTACGCGATCGCGGCGATCGCGTTCCTGAGCTTCATCGTCTGGGCCCACCACATGTTCACCGTGGGCATGCCGCTGGGCGGCGAAATCTACTTCATGTTCGCCACGATGCTGATCTCCATCCCCACCGGGGTGAAGGTGTTCAACTGGGTCAGCACCATGTGGCAGGGTTCGTTGACCTTCGAGGCGCCGATGCTGTGGGCGGTGTCGTTCGTCATCCTGTTCACCATCGGCGGCTTCTCCGGGCTGATGCTGGCGATCGTGCCGGCCGATTTCCAGTACCACGATACCTATTTCGTGGTCGCGCACTTCCACTATGTGTTGGTCACCGGCGCGGTGTTCGGGCTGATCGCCGCGGTGTACTACTGGTGGCCGAAGTGGAGCGGACGCATGTACAACGAGGCATGGGCCAAGTTCCACTTCTGGTGGACGATGCTGTTCGTCAACCTGCTGTTCTTCCCGCAGCACTTCCTCGGCCTGGCCGGCATGCCGCGGCGCATCCCCGACTACAACGTGGTGTTCGCCGACTGGAACCTGGTCAGCTCGATCGGCGCGTTCGGCATGTTCGTCACCCCGTTCCTGATGGCCGGCATCCTGCTGGCGTCGCTGCGCAGCGGCGCGCGCGCCGAGGCGCGGGCCTGGGAAGGCGCGCGCGGCCTGGAGTGGACCGTGCCGTCGCCGGCGCCGGCGCATACCTTCACCCTGCCGCCGGTGCTCAAGCCCGGCGACCTGGCCCACGACGACATCGGCCACTGA
- a CDS encoding cytochrome c oxidase assembly protein codes for MNAPAPRVHSSAGLFKLVGVALAVFVLTFSLVPLYRIACEKVFGVRLERGPGEGPQAGKPLLGKRTVKVEFDGGVNSKLPWSFHPEQMTMQVVPGELNEALYYARNDGERAIVGSAVPSVAPARASGYFTKTECFCFTAQTLQAGEKRDMPVRFIVDPNLPGDITTITLSYTFFKNDALSAELGSPKLAGSARAAP; via the coding sequence ATGAACGCACCGGCGCCGCGCGTGCACAGCAGCGCCGGGCTGTTCAAGCTGGTCGGCGTGGCGCTGGCGGTGTTCGTGCTGACCTTCTCGCTGGTGCCGCTGTACCGCATCGCCTGCGAGAAGGTGTTCGGCGTGCGTCTGGAGCGCGGCCCGGGCGAAGGCCCGCAGGCGGGCAAGCCGCTGCTCGGCAAGCGCACGGTCAAGGTCGAGTTCGACGGCGGGGTGAATTCCAAGCTGCCGTGGTCGTTCCATCCCGAGCAGATGACCATGCAGGTGGTGCCCGGCGAACTCAACGAAGCGCTGTACTACGCGCGCAACGACGGCGAACGCGCGATCGTCGGCAGCGCGGTGCCGTCGGTGGCGCCGGCGCGCGCCTCCGGCTACTTCACCAAGACCGAGTGCTTCTGCTTCACCGCGCAGACCCTGCAGGCCGGCGAGAAGCGCGACATGCCGGTGCGCTTCATCGTCGATCCGAACCTGCCCGGCGACATCACCACCATCACCCTGTCCTACACCTTCTTCAAGAACGATGCGCTGAGCGCGGAACTGGGATCGCCGAAACTGGCCGGTTCCGCGCGCGCGGCCCCCTGA
- a CDS encoding cytochrome c oxidase subunit 3, whose product MAQPSTDATAYYVPSHSRWPFIGSIAMFVTMIGVASWLNDAAWGKWTFFAGIAMLVATLFMWFGDVIRESIAGHYNRQVDVSFRMGMVWFIFSEVMFFGAFFGALFYTRTFILPWLGGDGDGVMTNALLWDGYSAAWPTNGPAAIGGQFQTIPAWGLPLINTLILLSSGVTLTIAHHALKAGQRTRLLVFQGLTVLLGCTFLYFQAEEYIHAYKELNLTLGSGIYGSTFFMLTGFHGAHVLLGTIMLLVMWLRSARGHFSRDNHFAFEAAAWYWHFVDVVWLALFLFVYVL is encoded by the coding sequence ATGGCCCAGCCCAGCACCGACGCCACCGCCTATTACGTGCCCAGCCACAGCCGCTGGCCGTTCATCGGCTCGATCGCGATGTTCGTGACCATGATCGGCGTGGCCAGCTGGCTCAACGACGCGGCCTGGGGCAAGTGGACCTTCTTCGCCGGCATCGCGATGCTGGTGGCGACCTTGTTCATGTGGTTCGGCGATGTGATCCGCGAGTCGATCGCCGGGCACTACAACCGCCAGGTCGACGTGTCGTTCCGCATGGGCATGGTCTGGTTCATCTTTTCCGAAGTGATGTTCTTCGGCGCGTTCTTCGGCGCGCTGTTCTACACCCGCACCTTCATCCTGCCGTGGCTGGGCGGCGACGGCGACGGGGTGATGACCAACGCGCTGCTGTGGGACGGCTATTCGGCGGCGTGGCCGACCAACGGCCCGGCCGCGATCGGCGGCCAGTTCCAGACCATCCCGGCATGGGGCCTGCCGCTGATCAACACGCTGATCCTGCTCAGCTCCGGCGTGACCCTGACCATCGCCCACCACGCGCTGAAGGCCGGCCAGCGCACCCGGCTGCTGGTGTTCCAGGGGCTGACCGTGCTGCTGGGCTGCACCTTCCTGTACTTCCAGGCCGAGGAATACATCCACGCCTACAAGGAGCTCAACCTGACCCTGGGCTCGGGCATCTACGGCTCGACCTTCTTCATGCTCACCGGCTTCCACGGCGCGCACGTGCTGCTGGGCACGATCATGCTGCTGGTGATGTGGCTGCGCTCGGCGCGCGGGCATTTCAGCCGCGACAACCACTTCGCCTTCGAAGCGGCGGCGTGGTACTGGCACTTCGTCGACGTGGTGTGGTTGGCGTTGTTCTTGTTCGTCTATGTGTTGTGA
- a CDS encoding twin transmembrane helix small protein — MNDSLKTLLIVAFLLVILWNLGAGLYYLLVDRGQSKRTVNALTWRIGLSVCLILLVILGIYTGVIKPHGLGR; from the coding sequence ATGAACGACTCGCTGAAAACCCTGCTGATCGTCGCGTTCCTGCTGGTCATTCTGTGGAACCTCGGCGCCGGCCTGTACTACCTGTTGGTGGACCGCGGCCAGAGCAAGCGCACGGTGAACGCATTGACCTGGCGCATCGGCCTATCGGTGTGCCTGATCCTGCTGGTGATCCTGGGCATCTATACCGGGGTGATCAAGCCGCATGGGTTGGGGCGGTAG
- a CDS encoding SURF1 family protein, whose amino-acid sequence MTLAASSRGAARARMPLWLGWSVALAVALGFCALGRWQLLRMHEKQVLLAQAAHIRDRPQALADALRAGRPAQLAWVHGSGRFLPGQILLDNQLREGRSGVKVYQPFLADGACAPLLVELGWLPLPADRALPTPVPLQGQYTLVGLLAPAPSHGLALGPALVAAPAPQLWLAMRIEPAAIGQALGRRDILSQVLRLDPILPLGYPRDLDILPNTLPPERHLGYAVQWFGLALAVLITAGLFSWRARKGRGGR is encoded by the coding sequence ATGACCCTGGCCGCGTCCTCGCGCGGCGCTGCGCGCGCGCGCATGCCGCTGTGGCTGGGCTGGAGCGTCGCGCTGGCGGTGGCGCTGGGATTCTGTGCGCTCGGCCGCTGGCAATTGCTGCGCATGCACGAGAAACAAGTGCTGCTCGCGCAGGCCGCGCACATCCGCGATCGCCCGCAGGCGCTGGCCGATGCCCTGCGCGCCGGACGGCCGGCGCAACTGGCCTGGGTGCACGGCAGCGGCCGTTTCCTGCCCGGGCAGATCCTGCTCGACAACCAGCTGCGCGAGGGCCGCAGCGGGGTCAAGGTGTACCAGCCTTTCCTGGCCGATGGCGCGTGCGCGCCGCTGCTGGTCGAACTGGGCTGGCTGCCGCTGCCGGCCGATCGCGCGCTGCCCACGCCGGTGCCGTTGCAGGGGCAGTACACGCTGGTCGGCCTGCTCGCGCCGGCGCCGTCGCACGGGCTGGCGCTGGGGCCGGCGCTGGTCGCCGCGCCGGCGCCGCAGCTGTGGCTGGCGATGCGCATCGAGCCGGCGGCGATCGGCCAGGCGCTCGGACGCCGCGACATTTTGTCGCAGGTGCTGCGCCTGGATCCGATCCTGCCGCTGGGCTATCCGCGCGACCTGGACATACTGCCGAACACGCTGCCGCCCGAGCGCCACCTGGGTTACGCGGTGCAATGGTTCGGCCTGGCGCTGGCGGTGTTGATCACCGCGGGGCTGTTCAGCTGGCGCGCGCGCAAGGGACGAGGCGGGCGCTGA